The Arachis hypogaea cultivar Tifrunner chromosome 16, arahy.Tifrunner.gnm2.J5K5, whole genome shotgun sequence genome contains a region encoding:
- the LOC112754477 gene encoding pleiotropic drug resistance protein 2: MASALMTGDDLAMSTSSRRSWTSASFRDVWTAAAEPDVFGRSNRHMQEDDEQHLTWAAIERLPTLDRMRKGVLKQVLDNGEVVHGEVDVTKLAFHDRKILMESILKVVEEDNEKFLRTLRDRVDRVGIEIPKIEVRYENLSAEGDLYVGSRALPTLLNATLHTFESILGLFHLAPSKKKEIQILKDVSGIIKPSRMTLLLGPPGAGKTTLLLALAGKLDRDLRSSGKITYCGHELNEFIAGKTCAYISQHDIHYGEMTVRETLDFSGRCLGVGTRYEMLVELSRREKDAGIKPNPEIDAFMKATAMSGQKTSLVTDYVLKILGMDICADIMVGDEMRRGISGGQKKRLTTGEMLVGPAKVLFMDEISTGLDSSTTFQICKFLRQMVHIMDVTMVISLLQPAPETFDLFDDIILLSEGQIVYQGPRQNVLEFFEQMGFKCPERKGVADFLQEVTSKKDQQQYWSQKDEPYRYVSTSEFAEAFSSFKIGEQLVTELGIPYDKRGVHQAALVKNKYGISNWELFKACFSREWLLMKRSAFVYVFKTTQITIMSIITFTVFLRTQMPVGTVQDGQKFFGALFFTLINVMFNGMAELAMTVFRLPVFYKQRDFLFFPAWSFGLPIWVLRIPLSLMESGIWIVLTYYTVGFAPGADRFFRQFLALFGIHQMALSLFRFIAAVGRTPVVANTLGTLTLQVIFVLGGFIVAKDDIAPWMIWGYYISPMMYGQNAIVMNEFLDKRWSQPNTDPRIDAPTVGKLLLRSRGFYTEDYWFWICIGALFGFSLLFNLLFVVALTYLNPLSDSKAVIADEGEGNKISSSKQLIFEGAEMEMKNSSEIFGPSNQEERRGMVLPFEPLSLAFNHVSYYVDMPAEMKNQGFSSDRLQLLQDVSGAFKPGILTALVGVSGAGKTTLMDVLAGRKTGGYIKGNISISGYPKNQATFARISGYCEQNDIHSPHVTVYESLLFSAWLRLPSDVKTETRKMFVEEVMQLVELIPIKDALVGLPGVDGLSTEQRKRLTIAVELVANPSIIFMDEPTSGLDARAAAIVMRTVRNTVDTGRTVVCTIHQPSIDIFEAFDELLLMKRGGQVIYAGPLGRHSHKLREYFEAIPGVPKIKDGYNPATWMLDISSISMEAQLDVDFAAIYANSDLYQMNQELIKELSTPTPGSKDLSFPAKYSQSFLVQCKACFWKQHWSYWRHPQYNAVRFFMTILIGLIFGLIFWNKAKNTHKQQDLMNLLGAMYSAVLFLGATNASAVQPVVAIERTVFYRERAAGMYSALPYAFGQVAIEAIYNAIQTAIYTIILYSMIGFEWKVGNFFWFYYYILMCFIYFTLYGMMTVALTPGHQVAAICMSFFLSFWNLFSGFLIPRTQIPVWWRWYYWASPVAWTLYGLITSQLGDKDAELEIPGSGTMPLKQLLKDVLGFDYDFLPVVAVVHVGWVLLFLFVFAYGIKFLNFQKR, encoded by the exons ATGGCATCAGCATTGATGACGGGGGATGATTTAGCCATGTCAACCAGCAGTCGCCGGAGCTGGACCTCTGCCAGCTTCAGGGACGTTTGGACTGCGGCGGCTGAGCCGGACGTGTTTGGCCGTAGCAACCGCCACATGCAGGAGGACGACGAGCAGCACCTCACTTGGGCTGCCATCGAGAGACTGCCAACATTAGATCGCATGAGAAAAGGTGTGCTCAAGCAAGTTCTTGATAATGGCGAAGTAGTCCATGGCGAAGTTGATGTTACCAAGCTTGCCTTCCATGATCGGAAGATTCTCATGGAAAGCATATTAAAGGTTGTTGAAGAAGACAATGAGAAGTTCTTGCGCACGCTTAGAGACAGAGTCGATAG GGTGGGGATTGAAATTCCTAAAATTGAAGTCCGGTATGAGAATTTATCTGCGGAGGGAGATTTGTATGTTGGGAGTAGAGCGCTTCCTACTTTGCTTAATGCCACTCTCCACACTTTTGAG AGCATCTTAGGATTGTTTCACCTTGCACCCTCCAAGAAGAAAGAAATTCAGATTCTTAAAGATGTTAGTGGAATAATAAAGCCATCAAG AATGACTCTCCTGCTGGGTCCTCCGGGTGCTGGGAAAACTACATTGCTTCTAGCACTTGCAGGGAAACTTGACCGTGACTTAAGG TCCTCGGGGAAAATCACTTATTGTGGTCATGAGCTAAATGAATTCATTGCTGGAAAAACTTGTGCCTATATTAGTCAACATGATATTCACTATGGAGAAATGACAGTGAGAGAGACACTAGATTTCTCAGGACGCTGTTTAGGTGTTGGAACGAGGTACGAGATGCTGGTGGAACTGTCAAGAAGGGAGAAAGATGCAGGAATAAAGCCAAACCCTGAAATTGATGCATTCATGAAGGCCACAGCTATGTCAGGCCAAAAAACCAGTTTGGTAACTGATTATGTTCTCAAG ATACTTGGAATGGATATTTGTGCTGACATTATGGTTGGTGATGAAATGAGAAGGGGTATCTCTGGTGGACAGAAAAAGCGCTTAACTACAG GGGAGATGTTGGTTGGACCGGCGAAGGTGCTCTTCATGGATGAAATATCAACAGGGTTGGACAGTTCCACCACATTTCAGATATGCAAGTTCTTGAGACAGATGGTTCATATCATGGATGTGACCATGGTGATTTCTCTTCTGCAGCCAGCACCAGAGACATTTGATCTCTTTGATGACATTATCCTACTTTCAGAAGGCCAAATTGTATACCAAGGTCCGCGCCAGAACGTGCTAGAGTTCTTTGAACAAATGGGATTCAAGTGTCCAGAGAGAAAAGGAGTTGCTGATTTTCTACAAGAAGTAACATCCAAGAAAGACCAGCAACAATATTGGTCTCAAAAAGATGAACCTTATAGATACGTTTCCACTTCTGAATTCGCAGAGGCCTTCAGTTCATTTAAAATAGGTGAACAACTTGTGACTGAGCTTGGGATTCCCTATGATAAGCGTGGAGTCCACCAAGCTGCTTTGGTAAAAAACAAGTATGGCATATCAAACTGGGAACTATTTAAGGCATGCTTCTCAAGAGAATGGTTGCTCATGAAGCGTAGTGCTTTTGTTTATGTATTCAAGACAACACAGATAACAATTATGTCTATCATCACCTTTACTGTGTTCCTTAGAACCCAAATGCCAGTGGGGACTGTCCAAGATGGACAAAAATTCTTTGGAGCACTATTTTTCACTCTAATAAATGTGATGTTTAATGGAATGGCAGAACTAGCCATGACTGTATTCAGGCTTCCAGTGTTCTACAAACAAAGGGATTTTTTGTTCTTCCCTGCATGGTCCTTTGGGTTACCTATATGGGTTCTAAGGATCCCTCTCTCCCTTATGGAATCAGGGATATGGATTGTTCTTACATACTATACGGTTGGGTTTGCTCCTGGTGCTGATAG ATTTTTTCGACAATTCTTGGCATTGTTTGGAATCCATCAGATGGCTCTGTCTCTATTTCGATTCATTGCTGCAGTTGGTAGAACACCAGTTGTTGCTAATACACTGGGTACCTTGACCTTGCAAGTCATATTTGTGCTTGGAGGTTTTATTGTTGCCAAAG ACGACATTGCACCATGGATGATATGGGGTTATTATATATCTCCTATGATGTATGGCCAGAATGCCATAGTGATGAATGAATTCTTAGATAAAAGATGGAGTCAA CCAAATACAGATCCTAGAATTGATGCACCAACAGTTGGAAAATTACTTCTCAGATCTAGAGGTTTCTATACAGAAGATTATTGGTTTTGGATCTGCATTGGAGCCTTGTTTGGGTTTTCTCTTCTTTTCAATCTTCTATTCGTTGTTGCATTGACTTACTTGAATC CTTTGAGTGATTCGAAAGCAGTCATCGCAGATGAAGGTGAAGGGAACAAAATATCATCCTCCAAACAGCTTATCTTTGAAG GTGCAGAGATGGAAATGAAAAATTCTTCAGAAATTTTCGGTCCTTCGaaccaagaagaaagaagaggaatggTTTTACCATTTGAGCCTCTATCACTTGCATTCAATCATGTTAGCTACTATGTAGATATGCCTGCT GAAATGAAGAATCAAGGTTTCAGTTCAGATAGACTACAACTACTACAAGATGTCAGTGGTGCTTTCAAACCAGGAATATTGACAGCACTTGTAGGTGTTAGTGGCGCGGGGAAGACAACGCTCATGGATGTATTAGCCGGAAGAAAAACAGGTGGTTACATCAAAGGAAATATTAGCATCTCAGGTTATCCAAAGAACCAAGCAACATTTGCTCGGATTAGCGGTTATTGTGAGCAGAATGACATTCATTCTCCACATGTTACTGTCTATGAATCACTATTATTCTCAGCATGGCTTCGTCTTCCTTCAGATGTTAAAACAGAAACACGAAAG ATGTTTGTTGAAGAAGTTATGCAGTTGGTCGAGCTTATACCAATCAAAGATGCATTGGTAGGCCTTCCAGGTGTAGATGGCCTATCAACAGAACAAAGGAAGAGGCTTACTATAGCCGTAGAGCTTGTAGCCAACCCTTCAATCATCTTCATGGATGAACCAACATCTGGACTTGATGCTAGAGCTGCAGCGATTGTTATGCGAACCGTGAGAAATACAGTGGACACCGGAAGAACTGTCGTGTGTACAATTCACCAACCTAGCATAGACATTTTTGAGGCCTTTGACGAG CTATTGTTGATGAAAAGAGGAGGACAAGTTATCTATGCTGGCCCACTTGGTCGCCACTCACATAAACTCAGAGAATATTTCGAA GCTATCCCTGGAGTTCCTAAAATCAAGGATGGTTATAATCCTGCAACATGGATGCTTGATATAAGCTCCATTTCAATGGAGGCTCAATTGGATGTAGATTTTGCAGCCATCTATGCCAACTCTGACCTTTACCA GATGAATCAAGAACTCATCAAGGAGCTCAGTACTCCAACCCCAGGTTCCAAAGACTTGTCTTTCCCAGCCAAATATTCCCAATCATTCTTGGTTCAATGCAAAGCTTGCTTCTGGAAACAACATTGGTCGTACTGGAGACATCCTCAGTATAATGCTGTTAGATTCTTCATGACAATACTCATTGGACTCATTTTTGGTCTAATATTCTGGAATAAAGCAAAGAACAC TCACAAACAACAAGATTTAATGAACCTTTTGGGAGCTATGTACTCTGCTGTGCTCTTCCTTGGAGCGACGAACGCTTCAGCAGTACAACCAGTTGTTGCCATTGAAAGAACCGTCTTCTATCGTGAAAGGGCTGCAGGGATGTATTCTGCATTGCCCTATGCATTTGGCCAG GTGGCAATAGAGGCCATTTACAATGCAATTCAAACTGCCATTTACACTATTATCCTTTATTCCATGATTGGTTTCGAATGGAAGGTGGGGAACTTCTTTTGGTTCTACTACTACATTCTAATGTGTTTCATATACTTCACATTGTATGGAATGATGACTGTTGCTTTGACACCTGGTCACCAAGTTGCTGCCATTTGCATGTCCTTCTTCTTGAGCTTTTGGAACTTGTTCTCTGGCTTCCTCATTCCTAGAACG CAAATCCCTGTGTGGTGGAGATGGTACTATTGGGCTTCTCCTGTTGCATGGACATTGTATGGCCTTATCACCTCTCAACTGGGTGACAAGGATGCAGAACTAGAGATACCAGGAAGTGGAACCATGCCACTGAAGCAACTCCTTAAAGATGTTTTGGGTTTTGACTATGACTTCCTTCCGGTGGTTGCTGTTGTTCATGTAGGCTGggtgcttcttttcttgttcgtCTTTGCCTATGGCATCAAATTCCTCAACTTTCAGAAGAGATAG